GTTGCAAGAGTGAAAGAGGAGGTAAAGTTGTAATTGGTGCAGAACATTGACGATGCTGGTGCTTTAAGTACTGGACAACAAGAGAATCCAGGGTAAGCCGTTCAGAGCCAGAAGGTTGTGGATCACTGAGCAATTGGGAGGAAGAAGCCAGACCAGTCAACTGATTTTCATCAATATCCCTACTTTGATACTCCCTCGGAGTAGAGATCGGTGTGCAGAACAGAGCTGCATCAGAATAAAGACTACCTCTTCGAGAAGTATTAGGTGTGGTGAAACAAGGAGATCTAAGTGATTGTTCACCAGTGTTAAGTCGTTTTGCTGATGAGCCCAACACACTTTCTTTCAAGTCTGTCAATTTGCGTTTCATTGGCAACACTATTGGGGTTCTAATCTGAGAATCTGCATCACCACCAAATTTTGGAACAGACAGTAATGGAGTCCCCACACCATCTGCAGCTAAAGAGGCTTGTTCtaaattgaaatttattttgCTGCTTGACACTACTGGACTATCCTCTGGTTTGGGTGGAACTTTTGAGCGACTATGAGAAGCTGATGATTGAAATGTTTTCTTCTTTGAAGAAGCATAAGCTGAATCAGATCTGAAACTGGAATCTTCCCGATGAAACGTATTTTTTGATTTATCTGACAAGAATCCGCAAGCGGCACGAGCTGATGGCCATTGAATTTGTATTGCAGAAGCTTCTTGTCCAGTGGCTTGATGTGCTAAAGATGAAGGAGCAGCTAATGATGGCAAGGGTGTTAACTTAGCCTCTTTAAGAAGGGTAGCTGCACTTTCTGCTAAACCAGATGCTTGAAGGTGTTCGTGCATCAACAGCAAAAGTTCCCTGAATTTGAAAGGGCATGTTATGAAAACAGACATAAGAAAATCGTATGCATTTATAATCCATGACAAGGAATCCTTGAATACCTAGAATGATAAGAAATGGGAGTAGCAGCAGCTATGGCAGCTCTTTCTATACGCCTCAAGGTTGGCATGGCAGCATCACTGGCTGCTAAAGTACTCGCACGCCCAGAATTAGTTACAACCTTCAAATACAGAACAATATCATCaacttaaataaaaaagtacatGCTGTGGCtaatattttatagtaaaaagGTCAGCATACACTAACTACTTTGATAACAGTTTTAACCACAAAAAGTAGTACTTTTGATGTATTAGTATAGTCAATCATTAATAAACCAATAGCATGTAGCATGTCTCTTAATGCTCAATGGCATTGAGATGGTGTGTGCAATATTCTGGTGGAGGGACGAACTTCCAAAGACTAAACCATGGCCATTTTACCCCGATTCAGCTAATCTAGTCTTAAGTTCTTAACAGTGTTGGCTAGCCTATATTTTCACTGACCATAAATGAAATGGTGCATATATAAGAAACGTATCTAAACTGCAGTGATTAGCAATGGCACGGACACCCAGTCAACCCACCACTCCTGTctcatatttcaaatttatgttAACAAATTAGTGCTTACTCCAATCAGCTCAAAAGTCACTTGAGCGAGCTCTGCCTGCCACCTGTTTTGCTCACCTCCAGCAGATTGGCCCCCTGAATCCCGAATAAGCTCTGAGAGTTTTTTCCCTATCTGAATAGAAATCAAAATGACAACAAACGTTTGGTGAAACTTCATCTATTACTGAGATggcaatttatttaattgattatgAGTCTATGCCAAACAATATATCAGAAATCAAGTAATACAGACCTGAAGCTTTGTTAATATATGAGCAATTGTGTCATCTCTGGCCAAACCAAGAAGAACTCGGCATGTTAGAGCACGAAGACAATCAAGAGCAGCAGGAGATGTTACCATCCTTGGTTGAAGAAGCTGAAGAAGAACCTTGATACCGTTGTTTGCACGAACAGCTTCTCTGGCTTGCCTATAGCATTGTTCCAGTTGTGCAGCAAGCCCAGCACCACCTGCTCCAGCACCTAACGATATCCTTCGATCTCCGACTAGGCCAGAAGCCACTGGTGAAGGTGATGGAGCTACTGAGCCACCTCTGTCCACAGAAGCAGGTTCTCCATTTCGTTCCCTTAGTTCATTCTGAACAGGAACATTGACTGATCGTTCCATAATGTTCCTTTCGCCATTTTTTTCCCTGGGCTCCACAGCAGAACCATTTCCAGTTTGGCTAGAATAAGCATGTTGTCCTTGCATGTTAGAGCTTGGTTTGTTGCTGATCGATGGTGGGGGGCAAACGAGATTGATCAAAAGGTTCAATGCTGGCTCAACAATCtgagatttttaaaaaatgatgtaataaattaattagcTGTAAATAGACAAAGAAACACCCAAAAAGccaaaataaaaagcacacagcTTTGGGTGCAAATTTTACCTCGGGTTCAACATAGCCAGCGCCATTTGCAGCATCCAAGATGACAGCTATACCCACTCGGTCATTGCTTAAAGTGGCATTTAGAATAGGCTTGCGGCTATAAGGTACCAAAGTTACAATCTGCAGCACACCAAGGGCGTACTGAAGCAAATCACGCAAATAGCGCTCTACTGGTGGGGCCTACAAGCAAACATGTGGTTTAATAAAGAGAACTAGGATCATAATGCAGAGGAAGTCAAATAATTCTAAACCAAACCTGACACAACTCCAACATAATGGTATGACCATTTGATAGCAAAAATTTGTCAACTACAGGCCAACGTGCCTTTGCAAGCGCAGGGCCCAGCTTCCGATCCTTCTGTATTTGCCGGAAAACAGCATCCATTGCCTCATTGCTTATGTCCAGTGGCTTGTTTGCTGCCCTAGAAATGTTTCTAGGCACACTTCGAATATTTTTCATAGGTCTTACCGAATCCACAAGCAAAAGGAAATGTGCTCTGAAATATTGAAGCAGTGTTATACAGGTCTGATAAGCTATGTTTTTCTCTGAAGAGGTCAGTACATCTCCAGTGGACCGATCATTTCGAAGAGATCCTGAGTTACTTGATTGCCCAGTAGAAACCCCGGATCTTACCGAGGCAGCATCACGCAAAAGAGACATTAGTCTCTGCAAACCATCATGTGAATCAAATGCATCAATGATGGCTCTGAAGACAAAAGTGGCAGCAAAAAACGATGCTGCATTCTTTCGGGCTTGATGATCTTGTGAACACTCAATAAGTTGTAGAGCCAATTCAACAATCTGACTGATTACATCTGAAGGTAGGGCACAAACACGCTCCATTATCCCCTGCCAAAGATATCTTGTTAGTGAAAGGTGCCTTCTCAAACAACTCTAATAAAAACCAAATTCTAGTTTATGAGCATTGAGCATAAGAGAGCATACATAGACCTATAATGTCATGTCAAACTGCAGATATATTAAAAGCAACAAACAAACCGAAGAAGACGCCACAAATTACCTGGATTGAACCTATTGTTGATAAGCAGGATGACAAGCCAAGATATGTCAGCGCAATTCTAGGAACAGCAAGCAGTCTTTGCATGCCACCACGATCCACGAATAACGCAGCAAACTTACGATGAGCAGCCAAGGCACAAATCAATTTCAAAATATCGGGCAAAAGACGCATACCAGTTGATGCCTCTTTGTGCTTCAGACTTCGCTGAATTAATGCAAGAGAAACATCAACCCCCTTCTCATGGAGCATAGGACCAAGAACTTCAACATACTCTCCCAGCACTACAAGGCACTGGATACAGAACTTTTCCCTTAGCTTCGCAAGAGAGTGGTTGTCTGGTATTGAGACTTCAGAAACAATTTCACTCAAATCTGCATCTGTAGCCTTTGAATCCCCTGAATCACTATCAACATTGCTTGAATCTCTACAAGGGACAAAAGGTCGAGTAAAATCAAAGTGCAGTGCGTAAGCGATGACACAAAACATATGCCACTTATTGAGTTATTTGATCAAGACCAAGCCATTCCGTGAAACATACTACCCACCTCGGAGCAGGAACTGCATTACCAGCATCTATGACAGTAGAGGCAGCTCTAGAAGCAGCAAGCACAGCAGCCTCTTCATCACTTGTCTTATTGTACTCCTGGTTCGATAGTAAACAGATGTGTGTGAATAGTTCATGCATATATGCATTCAGAAAGAAAGAGCAAGAAAATAGTACGCTCACCTCCAAAGCAGCAGTTTTAACCACTTCAGCAGCATCATCACCAGCAGCCCGTATGGCTTCAGCAGGAGCATTGGCTGCTCTTGCTTCAGCTTCAGCAGCTTTTACAGCTTTTTTAACCAAATCGGTGATGTCTTTGTTTCCAACTTTGCAGTTCTGGAAGCAATCATCATTGTCTTCTCTCTGAGGGATGAAAGTATCAACATAATTTGTTCCTAGACTCTTTTTAGAGTCTGAAAATCTTCTTAGATCCTGATTTCTAGCTCCACTCCGTGCCTGCCCTGACCTACTGCCAGAAGTTGGGGAGATCATAGCTTGCTCACTCTCAGATAATCCTTCGCTTGACCTAACCTTTCCTCGTGTTCTGGAAAATCCACGATTTGTTTTTCGTCTGGAAGAGTCATCTCTCATATTTTCTTCAACATCTTCTTCCCTATGAGATCTTCCACAAAGTTTTGTTTTTGACTCGCGAAAATCTctaatattgcatttttcttcACCGTCTGCTTCTGGTTCATAACCATCAACCTCAAGAACCATACTATCAGGGGACTCCTCATCAATCCCACATTCATCCAATAGGGAAGCATTTCGATCATGATCCTTATCACTATGCATTCTTGAAGTGTCTGCATCCAAGTGAGAAGCCTCTATCGCTAGCCGCGACCTACTCCTACCTTCCTCTTTCATTTTAGGGAAGGTGATGGTTGGTGCACTTTTGTTGTCTACTGATATATTGCCATCTTTCTGATTTGTGCTCGTATCACCTAAAACTCGAACTCGTAAATATCGCATTAGCTTAGCTGATATTCCAGATGTTAAGACATCTTCCACAAGATGACCAACACTGAAATGCCAATGAAGGAAAAAGGTTACAACGAGAAAGAGAGACAGACACCATAAAAAGATATTGGGAAAATAGGCAGATTCAGAACCAACCAGGGCAAGCATACAGCAAGAAGAGCAGTAGAGTATGTTTGTAACATTTCAAAATCTGACGATTTTCTTTTCCCCTGACGGTCATCACCGGATGAGCGAGGAATCTCCTCCATCACCCACCCTCTTAAGTTAGCTAGGACGTTATCTTCAAATACATGTGGATACTGCATTCAAGGTTACTTACATCAAGACCATGAAACAATGTTTATGAATAGAAGAATGTAATCCCTTTACATCCCATTAAGAACAGTGCACAAGTTTATGACCAAAAGAAAGTAATCCCTCTAATAGTCCATCAAGAACATTAACAAAACTGATGGGGAAAAAAGTAATCTCTCTGTAGCACACAAGATTTGTTAGAAATAGATCAAGATGTTTAGGTTATCATGAATCAATAACTACTATCATACCATCCAAGTTAGCGAACAACTGAAAAGAAGCCTTGTAGTAGCTGCCTGTAACGGTACTGAACCTCTTCCTTCAGCTAGAAATTTGGAAGTTATCAACTCAAAAAATTCGTCGTTCTCCTGTAGAAAGTAAGATATATTAAGCAACATCTCAAAACTAGTTAAAAGGGATAGCTTGCATGGCATTCAGCCGCACAGATGCATATTCAAAACCACTAAGTCGCATGCTGCAGAGAGGTGGGTAAGCCTTGAACTACCCCTTAGGCCATATTCCTTCGTGTTCTACATATTAGACTGAGACACAAGCTAGCACAAAAGGTTGCCAAAATCAAAAGCATAAGACAATGATGAATAGTTAAATACCCGAATAAGATTTCCAAGTCGCCCAATATTATGAGAAGACCTGCCATTACTTGTCGAAGATTGATCCGTGCCTTCCATGTAGCTACACATCCAAAATTAAACTTGTCAGTtccccaatatatatatatatatatatatatatatataggggtgtgatcaaatactaactttttatataataactaataactaaatatcaattttgtatgttaaaaatatcaacgcaaagatataaatttatcaatcttcttgtattgataaacttatgtctttgtgttgatatttaaatttacatgttgtattgatataattatatctttatgttgataattttaatacacggaattgaaagttattagttattgctgtaaattagttagcacactaacgcaaccctatatatatatatataggtaatTATACAACTCTGGTACCACTTTGAAAAAAGTATCAACAAGAATGAAGGACATTGTAGATATTATCGCATCATATTGAAAAACAAATGAAGTGCGGAACTTTCCGGTGAGTAGTCTACTTTCTCTAACTCAATGAAATGGGAACAAATTCTTTATGATACGTGACTCCATACATAACAATCATCCTGACTAGGTATACTTAACCCAGCATCTTAGGCCCAAAAGTACAGTAGAACATTACTACAGTCACATTATCGCCCACAGGATGAAATTTTGGCCATCAAGAAGTTCGAGTTTCACCCATTTTGATATTATTCTATTCTTTTTAGGATTAAAGACAGTAGTAAGTACAATAACACAATATTTCTCTGTCCTATCATAGTAACATAGAAATGTATCTCTACAATAGACACATGAACATCAAAAAGGATCAAACTTAATTGGTAAAATAACCTTGAAAGAATTGTAATTTTGGTGTTATAATTCTACAATTCCAGTTTGCAGTCAACTCTTACAGAATTAAAATCACATCTTAGGTTGAACGTGGATGTATAGAGGAACTTAATATGTCAAATTCTTTGAACAAACTACTTTTGACCACTATCAAAGTCCTACAAGCTAGTCTACTCTACCATTACAATGCATAACACAGCAACCCCTACCCcagaaaaggaagaaaaaaaaggcaAACACTAATTATTTAGAATCCCATAGTTCTTATTAGCTTCCAGCTCAGTGTCTTTCGGGggttttttcttattttgttctAGAGCTGAGATATCATTCCTTGAGtgtactgaactttttttttgttccgggtttgggagagacgcatgaccctcatgcgtctctcttttaatgagacgcatgatgattatgcgtctttcataaagacgcatgagggtcatgcgtctctcttttgtttcatttttttaaagacgcatgaccctcatgcgtctttatgaaagacgcataatcatcatgcgtctcattaaaagagagacgcatgagggtcatgcgtctctcccaaacccggaacaaaaaaaaagttcagtacaCTCAAGGAATGATATCTCAGCTCTagaacaaaataagaaaaaatccTGTCTTTCGGCAGCAAATCAAACTATTCAAAAAAATGCACTTCCTCCTGAAACCAATACAATTCATAATCCTAATTACTTTATTTCTACCACCAACAGCATAAGATGCTAGCACCGCGTGGTGAAACGAAATAAAACCGCCCCAATGAATACAATTAACACGAACACAGCATCCATCACCGAAAATCAATATATCAAAACCAAATAGTTAACTGAGTAGAGatagaaaacaaaaatattccAGCAGACTGATCGTAAGAAAACGCAACCTGGATTCCTGAGTCTCCAGAATGGTGGCGAGGGCATGGAGAAAGTCGGGGTTAGGATTCTCACGGCGCGCAATGATCTTATCCATCAACGACTGCGCCTTGGCCATCAAAAGGTCGTTCTCATCCTCCTCCTGCCGCTCCTCAACCCCCTCCGCCGCTGCCGGGGCGGACGCCTCCGGCTGAGCTTGTGGCTCAGCTCCCGTAGGCGCCTCCATTGCAATAATTGGCTCCCAATGAAACAACTGTGGCACGATAGGCGGCTTCAATCACACGAAATTCTATGAAATCAAATTTTCAATTCGAACACCAACAATGCGTGTGTGCTGTGTGTTTTAGTGCGTATTTATACTATTTCGTGAGGGGGAAATGGAAGCAGCCCCAGAAGCCTGCAATGTACATTCGTTAATGCGCGGGGTACTACTGCGAGTTAAgggtttcttttatttttattttattttgagggCGGCGGTTGTAAAATTTGGTTCCAGACTGTTATTATGAAAGTAAAATTTTGTTTTACTAGTATTTCTCATCGAATGGGGAAGCTTACAATTATGTTGCAAAATTGCAATAGTTATTATTAGCGCTTCAAATCGAGAACAGATTTACtacataaatatttatttaaaattgtaaATAATTTCAATCCCATTGAAGATTATGTGTGAACAGCTATCtacaatatttaaatattagaaTATTTTCGAGCCTATTCAAAATCAAACTCAAGATTATTTAGATACTACTGTTCTTAATAGTTCACCCCTGCATGCACAACAACTATGCTACTCGAATTTAGTTATATGAAGTATGAATACAGCAAACCTCTTGCATCATATTTTCCAATTGACAACTTATTATCCAGCACAtcatgaaatgaaaaaaattacaaaaacaaaaacaaaattgtaGCAAGCAGCAAAAGTGAAGCTAAACTGGCTACACTCAgcttttatttttgaataaacTAGCCTGCCTCTTTTTGTATCATATCCATGGAAAGAAAGATCTATAACATGTTTCTTATTTAGAGTAGGTTCTGCAGAACTGAAAGATGCCGTTGAAATAAGCCTGTAGAACCAGTAGCTTCTGAAAGCTATACAAGATCCTCATGGCTACAACAGAGCGAACCTTGGTTGTAGGTCCCAATTATGCTCAAGAAATTGCTTTGTACCCTTCTTTTTCAAGAACTTCAGCTATGGTGATATCCCCAGTTTTCACGATCCTGCCATTCTCCTGCAATCATTATACATTAAAGCATGATACCGGACACATTCTAACTTGAAAGAAAACTACCCTCCACACACACACGGGTGGGGTTGCAAGCATGGCTTTCTTACCATTACGTGGATGTATGTTGGCTTTATGAATTCTAGAAGACGTAAATAGTGGGTGATCATCAGAACTGAGTTCTTTGAGGTGAGGATTCCATTAACTGCTTTTGCCACATCTTGAAGAGCATCCACATCTAAGCCAGAATCAATTTCATCTAATATAGCAAATTCCGCACCAAGGACCTGAAAGGCCAACAAAATTGTAGTGTACACTTTATTAGCATTCAAGAAATAAGAGAAAGGGACTGAGACTGTAACCAAACAAAGATATAGGAAACAATCCTATCTTTGAGAACTAATAGAAGAAGTAGCGGTTGTCTATAAGTTCACCATGCTTAGTGTGGCTCGAGTATAAGTCCAATTGCTAAAAGCATTCACTATAAGGATCAACTCTCCTGAACTTGTTGACCATATATACCCATCAATAACATAGTTACTTTTGCTCTGTTTGCAAAAATTGTTGCTTCCACTAGGAAAATTGTGCAAAGTGTATGAATATTAGGGGAGGGAGAGAAAGAGGAGGAATGGGATCTAACTGCTTATCCAAATAGTAATTTTGCAAGGAATCTATTACAGCTTAAAAGATTTCTAGTCAGTCAGACACATGCAAGTGTATGCGCATCCCAAGAAATAAATTACTCCCAAATTAACTAAATGAAATTATCATGATGCATTCAGAAATTACTGAAAACTACAAAATACAGAGATCCTATACCGCAAGCTGTAAAATCTCATTGCGCTTTTTTTCTCCACCGCTGAATCCTTCATTCACATTTCTGTTTAAAAAGTCTGTCTTCATATTGACGAGCTCAAGCTTAGGTGCCACGTAGCCATAAAACTGCAAGAAAGAAATTTTCCATTATTTATAAACAAGAACATATGATGAATATCCCAAACCCCCAAGAGAGAAGAGCGAGTAATAAAAGGAGGGAACACAAAAGCAGTCTTAGTGGAGCTGAACAACATTCTTCAATCTACTATCAGTATCACAAAATCATTCAGTTTTCTCGAAAACCATCTTCCTTCAAGATACTCCATAAGGTAGGATAAATGAGTAGGGAAAAAGAAATCCTTAAAAGTAAAACTACCTCAATTGGACCAAGCTCTGGTAATCCAAGTTTCCTCCTCCTAGCATTGTAAGCCATATTTAAGAAGTCAATATTGCTTACACCAGGAATTTCAACTGGTGATTGAAAGCTCATAAATAATCCAGCAGTAGCTCTTTCCTCAGGTTCCATCTCAAGCAGATCAAGCCCTTTGTACATTACACTTCCTCCTGTAACCTCATAATCTGGATGACCAGCAAGGACCTGAGACAATTAAACACTCATGAACAAATTCAAGACACTACTTGTAAGCCAAGGCAATAGAAGTTAATAGCTTGTAGTTCTTCCAGAGACATAAACAACAATTAAACCAACTGGAAGATACAAAGTAAACACTTGAACAAAGTAATTAATTACACTATGTTATTGTAGCACCATAGCCATCCTAGTGGAGCTATTTCATATTAATTCAGAATCCCTTAAACAGTTAACACTTCAACAAACTAATTACTACACTATGTAACTGTAGCACCATAACCATACTAGTGGAGCTATGTCTTATCAAATCAGGTTTTCTGATGACAGAATCATGTTCAAAGACAAACTTGGTTGGGAGTTTGGGATCGGGTGAAGCTTATTTGTATGCCTAAATTGAAGAAGTTGGTTTTATTGAATTACTGAAGCAACTTAAAACACTAATTTCAGGTGGAAGCCAAAATCCAAAAACATCCCCTAGAACTAAAAATCAGAACTTGACTAGAATGCAAAAGCTGACCTTTGCAAATGTACTTTTCCCAGAGCCGTTCTTCCCCATCACAGCATGAACCTTTCAAATCCAGCAGCAAATTAGAAACCGAATTAAAGACGATTtagaataatattatttcagcAAGCATCTATCTCCAATTAATCAGAAAACAAAAGAGCTAACTGTGCAGACGTGGTCCAAAACAATTGATTTGAAACTTGAGTATAATTAACAAAAGCATCAGCAAATTCAGTATCGGTATGCACCTCTCCGTGGCGGACGGTAAGATTAACGCCTTTGAGAATAGGCTGCTTGGACTCGGCGATGACAGCGGAGAGGTCTTTGACTTGAAGCAATAGGTCAGTGGTCGAGGATGAAGGGGCCTCGATGGCGACGGAAGCCTGAGAGGACCGCACAATACaacggcggcggcagcggcttTGAGGAATTGAGGTGGAGTTTCGGAAATTGAAGGTCGGAGAGAAGAAAGCCGTCGCCATTATTCCGATTACAATGGAGTTTCGGAATTCCGTACTCCCAAATATCAATTGAATTTCTTAACACAGCGAAGGAAACAGTTTCTTGTTGGCTTCCTATCCGCTTTATAGCCTTCTGTCATCTATTGTCGTTTTTGTTTCAGcgatttatattttaatttacaaatttatCGTTTTTGTTTCAGcgatttatattttaatttacaaatttatCGTTTTTGTTTCAGCGATTTTTATGTTAATTTACAAATTTATCCACCTATGTGGTCGAACTTTCGATATTCGAACgactagtattatttatatcTACTATTGTTATTTGATTTGAGggctttttatttatttatcttttaattCAATTAGATTTTGATATAAAGTTGAGTTTTACTTTCCTCCATATCATTACCTCCATCTACATTTATTTCCTAGTATTTTGtgaatataataaaagaatTAGACGTTTTCTTGCATTTATATATATGCAAAATCGTTGGTTAGTATTAGTTGATATCTAAAGTCTTATTGTGGGATCCTTATGTGCATTGATTGGTAGTAGATCGCATTGAACATTTGCATTACACATCATACATACATACAATTCAAAGTCGAGCACCGTAGGAAGTCTGGCCTTGCACAACATTATGTCTTTTAACTAATTTTCCTTCATTTGTGACAACAACTAATATTTTCATATCAATCTTATGAAACAAAGGTTTTTCTCTGGCTGATTTTATGTGGTTGCAGGCTATAGCTATTCAAACTATGATCTTTATTCTTTACTAACAAgcaaattttcaatttcaacTTTATTTGTCTATTTTCATGTCAATTCATAAATTTtactaaacaaaatttaaattgaatttaattagaaaTTCATTCTGTAATTATCTCTGATTAAACTAATTAGATTAGGTGCATATGATACGCATAATTGAAAGATTTGGGATTAACAGAGGCCATATTTATATCGACATTTTTGCCACAGCTCTTTCCTCATACATTTTCCCTCCCAATTTCAAGCCAATGTCCACGGAAGAGCCTTCGGCTTCAGAAAATCAAAATCACCCCCAATTATTGAACCAGTGGATTGAGTAATCAAACAAACTGCATCACCTTTTTCGCACCAATCTCACTTGTTTATCGCCATTTTTAACCAATTATTGCCATCAATTCAGGATTCAAGAGTCGCTGAAGAAGCAGCTGATCACGGACGACAGATTCAGCTGGAAACTGCCTCCAATATGCAAAGGTCAAACATATGAAGGCGCACAAGATGATCGACATTCCGATCGCGGAAAATTCCTCAAATATATTGGTGGAGCTGACTTGAGTTTCTCCAAAAATGATCCATCAATTGCGTGTGCTACGCTCGTCGTTTTGGACGCATCCACCCTTGAGGTCGTGCACGAAGTTTCTAACACCGTCGAGCTTCGCGTTCCGTACGTCCCCGGATTTTTGGCATTCAGAGAGGTTTTGTATATGATTCCTATTTATTGTGTTAATCTCTATGCTAATTGAATCTTTGAGATAATAGGAAAGCAAGTTCTGTTTATTTCTcatgttttttttcctttttttggttTTTAGGCTCCGGTGCTCCTAAGACTTTTGAAGAATACTGCACTTCAACTATATC
This portion of the Salvia splendens isolate huo1 chromosome 10, SspV2, whole genome shotgun sequence genome encodes:
- the LOC121751829 gene encoding DDB1- and CUL4-associated factor homolog 1-like, with product MEAPTGAEPQAQPEASAPAAAEGVEERQEEDENDLLMAKAQSLMDKIIARRENPNPDFLHALATILETQESSYMEGTDQSSTSNGRSSHNIGRLGNLIRENDEFFELITSKFLAEGRGSVPLQAATTRLLFSCSLTWMYPHVFEDNVLANLRGWVMEEIPRSSGDDRQGKRKSSDFEMLQTYSTALLAVCLPCVGHLVEDVLTSGISAKLMRYLRVRVLGDTSTNQKDGNISVDNKSAPTITFPKMKEEGRSRSRLAIEASHLDADTSRMHSDKDHDRNASLLDECGIDEESPDSMVLEVDGYEPEADGEEKCNIRDFRESKTKLCGRSHREEDVEENMRDDSSRRKTNRGFSRTRGKVRSSEGLSESEQAMISPTSGSRSGQARSGARNQDLRRFSDSKKSLGTNYVDTFIPQREDNDDCFQNCKVGNKDITDLVKKAVKAAEAEARAANAPAEAIRAAGDDAAEVVKTAALEEYNKTSDEEAAVLAASRAASTVIDAGNAVPAPRDSSNVDSDSGDSKATDADLSEIVSEVSIPDNHSLAKLREKFCIQCLVVLGEYVEVLGPMLHEKGVDVSLALIQRSLKHKEASTGMRLLPDILKLICALAAHRKFAALFVDRGGMQRLLAVPRIALTYLGLSSCLSTIGSIQGIMERVCALPSDVISQIVELALQLIECSQDHQARKNAASFFAATFVFRAIIDAFDSHDGLQRLMSLLRDAASVRSGVSTGQSSNSGSLRNDRSTGDVLTSSEKNIAYQTCITLLQYFRAHFLLLVDSVRPMKNIRSVPRNISRAANKPLDISNEAMDAVFRQIQKDRKLGPALAKARWPVVDKFLLSNGHTIMLELCQAPPVERYLRDLLQYALGVLQIVTLVPYSRKPILNATLSNDRVGIAVILDAANGAGYVEPEIVEPALNLLINLVCPPPSISNKPSSNMQGQHAYSSQTGNGSAVEPREKNGERNIMERSVNVPVQNELRERNGEPASVDRGGSVAPSPSPVASGLVGDRRISLGAGAGGAGLAAQLEQCYRQAREAVRANNGIKVLLQLLQPRMVTSPAALDCLRALTCRVLLGLARDDTIAHILTKLQIGKKLSELIRDSGGQSAGGEQNRWQAELAQVTFELIGVVTNSGRASTLAASDAAMPTLRRIERAAIAAATPISYHSRELLLLMHEHLQASGLAESAATLLKEAKLTPLPSLAAPSSLAHQATGQEASAIQIQWPSARAACGFLSDKSKNTFHREDSSFRSDSAYASSKKKTFQSSASHSRSKVPPKPEDSPVVSSSKINFNLEQASLAADGVGTPLLSVPKFGGDADSQIRTPIVLPMKRKLTDLKESVLGSSAKRLNTGEQSLRSPCFTTPNTSRRGSLYSDAALFCTPISTPREYQSRDIDENQLTGLASSSQLLSDPQPSGSERLTLDSLVVQYLKHQHRQCSAPITTLPPLSLLQPHVCPEPKRSLDAPSNVTSRLSNREFRRKDGAIHGLRKDRQFVYSRFRPWRSCRDDTSSLLTCIAFLGDSSRIAAGGHTGDLKVFDSNSNIVLDSCTSHQSPLTLLQSHFSGDNQLILSSSSMDVRLWNASLVSAGPKHSFDGIKAAKFSNSGGMFAALRSDSSRREILLYDIHTCQLDLMLSDTSTNVSGRGHAYSLAHFSPSDSMLLWNGVLWDRRVSGPIHRFDLFTDYGGGGFHPAGNEVIINSEVWDLRKLRLLRSVPSLDQTTITFNGSGDVIYGILRRNLEDVTSAFNTRRVKHPLFSAFRTVDAVNYSDIAMIPVDRCVLDFATDPTDSFVGLITMDDQDEMSSSARVCEIGRRKPTDDDSDPDDAESDEEDEDDEGEDDSILDGDVEVDGDDMSNEDDSASDLDDDEGDFLMGFDDGMLELVTEGDDSDIVESFSSGDEDDL
- the LOC121753069 gene encoding ABC transporter I family member 6, chloroplastic-like, coding for MATAFFSPTFNFRNSTSIPQSRCRRRCIVRSSQASVAIEAPSSSTTDLLLQVKDLSAVIAESKQPILKGVNLTVRHGEVHAVMGKNGSGKSTFAKVLAGHPDYEVTGGSVMYKGLDLLEMEPEERATAGLFMSFQSPVEIPGVSNIDFLNMAYNARRRKLGLPELGPIEFYGYVAPKLELVNMKTDFLNRNVNEGFSGGEKKRNEILQLAVLGAEFAILDEIDSGLDVDALQDVAKAVNGILTSKNSVLMITHYLRLLEFIKPTYIHVMENGRIVKTGDITIAEVLEKEGYKAIS